The Terriglobales bacterium genome window below encodes:
- a CDS encoding acyltransferase produces the protein MPIADDVKLGKNVQIHHRDLVNLYGCTVGDDTRIGAFVEIQKNAVVGRRCKISSHSFLCEGVTLEDEVFVGHGVMFVNDRYPRATAGGKLQSEADWQVVPVRVKQGASIGSGAVILCGVTIGREAVIGAGAVVTQDVPDHAIVAGVPARVIGDIRKRGKHSK, from the coding sequence ATGCCCATCGCCGACGACGTCAAGCTGGGGAAGAATGTCCAGATCCACCACCGCGATCTGGTGAATCTCTACGGCTGCACCGTGGGCGACGACACCCGCATCGGCGCCTTCGTCGAGATCCAGAAGAACGCGGTGGTGGGCCGCCGTTGTAAGATATCGTCGCATTCGTTCCTCTGCGAGGGGGTCACCCTGGAGGACGAAGTTTTCGTCGGCCACGGCGTGATGTTCGTCAACGACCGTTACCCGCGCGCCACCGCCGGCGGAAAGCTGCAGAGCGAGGCCGACTGGCAGGTGGTCCCCGTCCGGGTGAAGCAGGGAGCGTCGATCGGCTCGGGCGCCGTCATCCTGTGCGGCGTCACCATCGGCCGTGAGGCCGTCATCGGGGCGGGCGCGGTGGTGACCCAGGACGTGCCCGACCACGCCATCGTGGCGGGCGTGCCCGCCCGCGTGATAGGAGACATCCGCAAACGAGGCAAGCACAGCAAATGA